Proteins found in one Primulina eburnea isolate SZY01 unplaced genomic scaffold, ASM2296580v1 ctg884_ERROPOS889272+, whole genome shotgun sequence genomic segment:
- the LOC140822531 gene encoding type III polyketide synthase B-like, producing MGSEEMKPCLKNASPEKAVILAIGKAFPHQLVMQEFLVDGYFKNTNCDDADLKQKLTRLCKTTTVKTRYVVMSEEILKKYPELAIEGVPTVKQRLDICNSAVTKMAIEASQSCIKKWGRPVSDITHLVYVSSSEARMPGGDIYLAKGLGLRPKTRRVMLYFSGCSGGVAGLRVAKDIAENNPGSRVLLATSETTIIGYKPPSAERPYDLVGVALFGDGAGAMIIGLNPTLNLEKPLFELHTSLQHFLPDTEKVIEGRLTEEGISFKLERELPQIIEDNIQDFCIELMGFAGFSEKDYNKLFWAVHPGGPAILNQLEKKLELFPDKLNASRRALADYGNASSNTIVYVLEYMLEEVKNVKKEEEKVDNKWGLILAFGPGITFEGILTKNLTV from the exons ATGGGAAGTGAAGAGATGAAACCATGCCTGAAGAATGCCAGTCCCGAAAAAGCGGTGATTCTAGCCATTGGCAAAGCCTTTCCTCACCAGCTTGTGATGCAAGAGTTTCTGGTTGATGGCTATTTCAAAAACACCAACTGCGACGACGCCGACTTAAAGCAGAAGCTCACTCGGCTCT gcaagaCAACCACTGTTAAGACCAGATATGTAGTAATGTCAGAAGAAATCCTTAAAAAGTATCCTGAACTAGCCATTGAAGGGGTTCCAACAGTCAAGCAAAGGCTGGACATTTGCAACTCAGCTGTCACGAAAATGGCTATCGAGGCCTCACAATCTTGCATCAAGAAATGGGGCAGGCCAGTTTCAGACATTACCCACTTAGTATACGTTTCCTCCAGCGAAGCCCGAATGCCTGGTGGCGATATCTACCTTGCAAAAGGGCTGGGCCTCAGGCCAAAAACTCGCAGGGTCATGCTCTACTTCTCAGGATGCTCGGGTGGAGTGGCTGGTCTTCGAGTAGCCAAAGACATTGCTGAGAACAATCCTGGAAGTCGCGTCTTGCTTGCGACCTCAGAAACTACCATTATTGGATACAAGCCGCCAAGTGCTGAAAGGCCATATGATTTGGTTGGAGTTGCTTTGTTTGGTGATGGGGCCGGAGCCATGATCATTGGCTTGAACCCGACTCTAAATCTCGAAAAGCCACTTTTTGAACTTCACACATCGTTGCAACATTTCTTACCAGATACAGAAAAGGTTATTGAAGGGAGACTCACCGAAGAAGGCATAAGTTTCAAGCTGGAAAGGGAGCTCCCACAGATAATTGAAGATAATATCCAAGATTTCTGTATCGAACTGATGGGATTTGCTGGATTTTCTGAAAAAGACTATAACAAATTGTTTTGGGCTGTTCATCCAGGAGGACCGGCAATTTTAAACCAGTTGGAGAAGAAGTTGGAGCTTTTTCCAGACAAACTGAATGCCAGTAGAAGGGCTCTGGCAGATTATGGAAATGCAAGTAGTAATACAATTGTATATGTGCTGGAGTATATGTTAGAAGAGGTCAAAAATGTcaagaaagaagaagaaaaggTGGATAACAAATGGGGATTGATCTTGGCTTTTGGCCCTGGAATCACATTTGAGGGGATTCTTACAAAAAATCTCACTGTGTGA